DNA from Bacteroidales bacterium:
CTATTTGTAGATGGTAATCCTGCAGGAGTAAAAGCAATGCTTAATGCTATGGGATATATCGACAATAAATTAAGATTGCCTTTAGTTCCAACACGTATTACAACATACGAAAAAATGCGTGTAGTATTAGATAACCTAAATATTAAATGCTAATAAAAGATAAATCATGATACAAAGAATTCAAACAATATACCTATTTATTGCTTCATTATTAATGGCATTAACAAATTGTTTTCCATTACTAAAATTCTCAGTTAGTGAACAAGAAACTATTCTGTTTAATACCTTCGGAATAGGTTGCGGAACAATAACAACCTATCCAATGGCCATAATTGCAATTTTATCTGCTATACTATTATTTATATCAATATTTATGTATAAAAACAGAATAAAACAAATTAAGATAGCATCAATATCTCTATTCCTTTCAATAATGTTTTATGCTGTTTTTGCCATATATTTATGGTACATAAAAGATTTAATAGAATATACATACACATCAGTATCATTTGGATTAATACTTCCTGCTATATCAGTAATATTAAATATACTTGCTGTTAAGGCAATTAAAGCAGATGAAAGATTAGTTCGTTCAGCAGACAGAATACGATAAGATATAAGGGAAATTACATATTAAGAAAAGTATGGGTTAAACTCATACTTTTTTTATTGTCTAATATAAAGGATATTGATTTAACTCATAATTTTTATTATCTTCGCCAAATAAAGCTATTTTGATAATTATAATCACTAATAATAAATATTATGAACTACAAGAAAATTAGAAATGCAGCATTGCTTTTACTGCTTTCTCCAATGATGCTCTTTGCAACACCTCGCACTGAGACTCTATTAGAGAAGGGGTGGCGTTTTACACGTGAAGACAATAGTTTGTTTTCAACAACAGACTTTGTTGACAATAATTGGCAAGAGGTAAGAGTTCCACACGATTGGGCTATTTATGGACCATTTAGCATTGACAATGACAGACAAAATGTTGCAATTACACAAGATGGACAGAAAGAGGCAATGGAACACGCAGGTCGTACAGGAGGCTTACCTTTTGTAGGTCCGGGTTGGTATAGAATATCTTTTGATATTCCAGAATTTAAAGAGGGTAAAAAATGTACTATTATCTTTGATGGTGCAATGAGCCATGCAAATGTATATATTAATGGAGAATTTGCAACTTCAAGACCTTACGGATACACATCATTTAATGTTGATGCTACACCTTTCATAAAAGAGGGAGAGAAAGTTACTTTGGCTGTCAGACTTGAAAACCTAATAGAGAGTTCACGTTGGTATCCCGGCGCAGGACTTTACAGAAATGTTCATGTTGTAGTTACTGAAGATGCCCATGTACCTGTTTACGGAACTCAAATTACAACTCCAGTAGTTGAGTTAGATTATGCAAAGGTAAATCTGAAAACAAAATTAGAGATGCCTGCAAATAAAACTATTGAAGATTACACTATTAAAACTGTTATCAAAGATGCTAAAGGAAACGTAGTTGCATCAAACGATAAAAATGGTTGTAAATTTGATG
Protein-coding regions in this window:
- a CDS encoding DUF4293 domain-containing protein; translation: MIQRIQTIYLFIASLLMALTNCFPLLKFSVSEQETILFNTFGIGCGTITTYPMAIIAILSAILLFISIFMYKNRIKQIKIASISLFLSIMFYAVFAIYLWYIKDLIEYTYTSVSFGLILPAISVILNILAVKAIKADERLVRSADRIR
- a CDS encoding beta-galactosidase; translation: MNYKKIRNAALLLLLSPMMLFATPRTETLLEKGWRFTREDNSLFSTTDFVDNNWQEVRVPHDWAIYGPFSIDNDRQNVAITQDGQKEAMEHAGRTGGLPFVGPGWYRISFDIPEFKEGKKCTIIFDGAMSHANVYINGEFATSRPYGYTSFNVDATPFIKEGEKVTLAVRLENLIESSRWYPGAGLYRNVHVVVTEDAHVPVYGTQITTPVVELDYAKVNLKTKLEMPANKTIEDYTIKTVIKDAKGNVVASNDKNGCKFDGGIFEQNFVVENPILWTLDAPTLYTAESKIYEGETLKDEYSTTFGFRTIQIIPNKGFYLNGERTQFKGVCNHHDLGPLGGIANEAGIRRQVRILKDMGCNAIRTSHNMPAPELVKACDEMGMMLMLESFDEWVTPKVKNGYNTMWNEWVEKDLVNLIHQYRNNPSVVMWCIGNEVPDQWKPEQGPKLSRYLQDICHREDPTRPVTQGMDAPDAVVNNNMAATMDVAGFNYRPHKYIENYSKLPQQIILGSET